The Streptomyces vinaceus genome contains the following window.
CCGGTACCGGCAACTGCCACGTCTACGTCGACGCCCAGGCCGACCTCGGCATGGCCGTGGACATCCTCGTCAACTCCAAGGCCCAGCGGCCCTCCGTCTGCAACTCCGCCGAAACCCTCCTCGTCCACCGGGACATCGCCGACGCGTTCCTGCCGCGCGCCCTCGACGCCCTCGCCGAGGCCGGCGTGACCGTCCACGGCGACGACCGGGTCCTCGCGGCCGCCGAGCACTCCAAGGTCACCGCGCTGCCCGCCACGGACGAGGACTGGGCCGCGGAGTACCTCTCGTACGACATCGCCGCCGGGGTCGTGGACTCCCTCGACGACGCCGTCGCCCACATCCGCCGCTGGACCTCCGGCCACACCGAGGCCATCGTCACCACCTCGCAGGCCGCCGCTCGCCGCTTCACCCAGCTGGTCGACTCGACCACGGTCGCCGTGAACGCGTCCACCCGGTTCACCGACGGTGGCCAGTTCGGCTTCGGCGCAGAGATCGGGATCTCCACCCAGAAGCTGCACGCCCGGGGCCCGATGGGCCTTCCGGAGCTCACCTCCACCAAGTACATCGTCACGGGCGACGGTCACGTCCGGTAGTCGGACCCCGCACACCGGGTGGCCGGATTTCGGCTTACACCCTGCCCAAAGCACCGCCCCCGGTCTAGGCTGGTGCTGTGCCGGACGACGTGGGGGGCAAGTTCCCGGACGACGGGGAGCCCGACAACGACGACCGCGGAGGCGCGGATCAGGACTTCGCCTCCGTGGTGTTCGACGAGGACTTCGTCCGGAGCGCCGAGATCCATGAACCGAGCGCCGCGGAGCGCCAGCGCGCCGCCGACCGGGCCCGCGCGGAGGCGGAAGCCGCCCGCGCCGTCGCCGGCGGCTGGACCTCCGACGACGACTACGACGGCTACGGCTACGGCCGCCCCGACGGGTACGCCCTCGACGAACCCGGCTGGGACCACGCCTCCGGCTACACGGACGGCCCGTACGGGGCCTACGGCGGCTCCCTGCGGCCCTACCGGGGACGCTCGCCCTGGCTGCGCCCGGTCGCCTGGGTGCTCGCCTTCGTGATGGGCCTCGGCATGGTCGCCCTGGCCTTCAGCGCCGTCTACCGCAGTGCGTCGAGCGACGCGGACCACGCGCCCGCGCCCGCCACCACCCCGCTCACCGAAGTCACCGGCGCCGGAGCGTTTACGTACCCCGTCGCCCGCCAACCCTGAAGGTACGACCCCACTCGCGTTCACCGGAGCTTGGGGGCTTCTCTGAAGCGGGGACAGCGGGGAGAAGCAATGGCCGTACCAGGAGATCCACCCGACGGCACCCCCGAGGGCATCGGCGGGGGTGACGAGGAATTCCGGTCGGACGAGTACCGGTCGGTGGTGTTCGACGAGGACTTCGTCCGGGCTGCCCGGCTCCAGGAGTTCTCCGCCCAGGAGCGCATGGGCGAACACGCGCGCGCCGTGCGCAGCCGGTCCATCTGGTCCGGCGCCGGCTCCTCCGGGCCCCGCACCGGCACGCCCGGCCGCGGCGCCCGCCAGGGCATGGTGCTCGTGCTGCTCATCGCCGTGGCCTTCGCCGCGGCCGTCTACATGGGGCTGAGCAACCCGGCCCCGGCCCCGCCCGTCGGCCGCACCGAGCAGCTGGCCAGCACGATCGTGCCGCTCGCGCCCACCGCGGCCGTGCCCGGCGGACGCCCCGCCGACCTGTACGAGAACAGCCCGGCGTCCGATTACCGCGTCGGGGCGGCCGGGATCAGCCTGCCCGGCGCGCGCCGCACCCACCACTTCACCGAAGGCCAGGTCGTCACCGCGCTGTCCATCGCCAAGGACTACCTGGTGCAGTCCTCGCTGGACCCCGACGTGCTGGCAGGCGCCGCGACCCGGCCCGTGCGGGTCCTGCTCGACCCCGACCAGCTGGACCAGTTCGACCGCAGCATGGCCTCGCCCTCCGGCGACGGGCGGCACGCCGCCACCGGCTGGCTGGTCCGCTTCGACCCGGGCACGGCCGTCGTGGCCGACACGCGGGTCCGGGTCAGCGGGACCCTCGCCATCGACGAGGTCTCGGCGGACGCCCTCGAAGTGATCACCGACCACACCTTCGTGTACGCCGTGCGCCCCGCCACCGGATCCCCGGCGGCCGCCGAGGGCGCCTCGCTCTTCACCGTCCGGCGGGAGCTGAAGCTGCGCTTCGACCGGGAGGACCTCGTGGCCCGACGGGCGGAGCTGGTCACCGCCTACGTGATGGCCGGGCCGCAGGACTGCTCCGACGAGCCGGCCGGGGGCTTCCGCCCCGTCCTGGCCGGGGCCGGGCCGACCACGGTCGGACCGGCCGCGAGCGATCCGTACGCCAGCGGCACTCCGAGGCGCACCGCCGGGCTGTGCGGCGTGCTGGCGCCGCCCACGCCCGCCGGGACGGCTCCCGTCAGCCCTGCTCCGTAGCCCCGCCCTTGGCCCCGCCGTTCGGGGCGGAGCCCCCTCCGGCCGCACCGGTGAACTTGTCGCGCAGCTTGCCGCCGACATCGGCCGCGCCGCCCGCGATGTCGCCGACCAGCTTGAACAGCGGATCCTTGCTGCTGCGCACCGCGTCCGCGTAGTGCGAGGCCGACTCGCGGAAGGAGTCCGACACCGAGGTGTCCTTGTCCTCCTCGCGCCGCGGGTAGTGGCCGTCCATGATCCGCTGGTAGTCCCGGTTCTGGGACCACTTCTTCAGCTCGGCCGCCCGGACGGTCGCGAAGGGGTGCGTCCGCGGCAGCATGTTGAGGATCTTCAGGACGGAGTCGCGCAGATCGCCGCTGGACTCGTACTCCTCGGCCTGGGCCAGGAAGGAGTCCACGTTCATCTCGTGGAGGTGGTTGCCGCCCGCGAGCTTCATCAGGCCCCTCATCGACGCGTTCACGTCCTGCCCGACCAGCAGCCCGGCCCGGTCCGCCGACAACTCCGACTTGCGGAACCACTCCCGCAGCGCGGTCACGATCGTCATGATCGCCACATTGCCCAGCGGGATCCACGCCACCTTCAGCGCCAGGCCCGTCAGGAACAGCAGGACCGTGCGGTACACCGCGTGCCCCGACAGCGCGTGGCCCACCTCGTGGCCCACGACCGCCCGCATCTCCTCCTCGTCGAGCAGCTCGACCAGGCCCGTCGTCACCACGATGATCGGCTCGTCCAGCCCGATGCACATCGCGTTCGGCTTCGGGTCCTGCTGCACGTACATCTGCGGGACCTTCTCCAGGTCCAGGATGTAGCAGGCGTCGCGGAGCATCTCGTACAGGTGCGGGAACTGGGTCTCGCCCACCCGGACCGAATCCGACAGGAAGAGCAGCCGCAGACTGCGCTCGGGGAGCAGCCCGCTCAGGGCCTTGAACACGGTGTCGAACCCGCTCAGCTTGCGCAGCGCCACCAGCGCCGAGCGGTCCGCCGGGTGCTCGTACGCGCGCGAGGAAATACCGGGGAACCTCCTGCGGTCCCTCGCCGGCACCTTCTCGAACCCGGTCTCCTTCATGACGCCCTCCCCCTTGATCGGCCTGAGTGCTCCTGCGTCTATCCTCTCCAACGCCTGAGTCGGCGTGAGCGTGCCCCAGGCCCCCGCATACGATGTGAGCGAAGTCTCCGCCCGCTCCCCGACTCGATAGGTACCTGCCTGATGAGCCTCTCCTCCACCGCCCACAACCTGGTCGTTCTCGCGTCGGAGGGCGCCGAGCAGCACGGCGGCAACCACGACAGCCTGAACCCGTACCTGACCGGCGGCGGCGCGCTGTTCATCCTGCTCCTGATGCTCTGGGTGACCACGCGCCTGAACCGCGACCGCTGATCCCGGCGTCGCGCGCACGCCCGCATGCGGGTCCGCACCGCTCCGCCGGGCCAGTAGGCTCTGCGCTCATGGGAGAGCAGGAGATGCCTACCGGCCCGGTCAAGCGCCGGCTCGGCGTGATGGGCGGGACATTCGACCCGATCCACCACGGACACCTGGTGGCGGCCAGTGAAGTCGCCGCGCTGTTCCACCTCGACGAGGTGGTGTTCGTGCCCACCGGCCAGCCGTGGCAGAAGTCGCAGCGCGCCGTGTCCCCCGCCGAGGACCGCTATCTGATGACGGTCATCGCGACGGCCTCGAACCCGCAGTTCTCGGTGAGCCGCATCGACATCGACCGCGGCGGGCCGACGTACACGATCGACACGCTGCGTGATCTGAGCGCCCTCAACGAGGACGCCGACCTGTTCTTCATCACCGGTGCCGACGCCCTCGCCCAGATCCTGACCTGGCGCAACGCCGACGAGCTCTTCTCGCTCGCGCACTTCATCGGGGTCACCCGGCCGGGCCACGTGCTCACCGACGACGGTCTCCCCGAGGACGGGGTCTCCCTGGTGCAGGTGCCCGCGCTGGCGATCTCGTCCACGGACTGCCGCGCCCGGGTGGCCCAGGGGGATCCTGTCTGGTATCTGGTGCCCGACGGTGTGGTGCGCTACATCGACAAGCGTGAGCTGTACCGGGGAGCCTGAGCTTCCGGAGAGAGGGGCCCCGCGGTGAACGACCGACAGGATCCGTACGACCCGTACGCCCAGGAGCAGCAGCTCATCGGCTACGACCCGTACGGGCGGCCGGTGTACGGCCAGGTGCCCGCGCAGCCCGCCCCCGGGCAGCAGCAGTACGAGCAGGCGTACGAGCAGCCGTACGGCTACGACCCGCAGGGCTACGGCCAGCAGGCCTACTACCCGCAGCAGCCCCAGCAGCCGGCCGCGCCCGAGTACGGGCAGCAGGAGTACCCCGCTCACCAGGAGTACCCGCAGGCCCCCGGCTACGGGTACGAGACGCAGCAGACCCAGCAGTGGATCCCGCAGCAGGCCGCCCCGGAACAGCAGGCCGCCGCTCCCGCTCCCGCCCCGGCCCCCGAGGCCGAGCCCGGGCCGTCGCGCGCCGACCGGGTCCCCGAACCGCGCCGGCCCGGCGGTGACCCGTCCGCCCCGGACTGCCGCACCGAGCAGTTCGCGTTCATCGACCAGCCGGACGAGGAGTCCGAGGACGTCATCGACTGGCTCAAGTTCACCGAGAGCCGGACCGAGCGCCGCGAGGAGGCCCGCCGCCGCGGCCGCAACCGGGTGGTCGCCCTCATCGTCGTCCTCGCCCTCTTCGTCGTCGGCGGCGTCGGCTACCTCTGGTACGCGGGCAAGCTGCCCTTCCTCGACGGCCCCGGTCAGAAGGAGGACGCGGCGGCCGCCTCCGGGCCGCAGAAGCGCGACATGATCGTCGTCCACCTGCACAACACCAAGAAGGGCGGCACCTCCACGGCGCTGCTCGTCGACAACGTCACCACCAAGAAGGGCGCCACCGTCCTCCTGCCGAACACGCTCGGCGTCGCGAAGGACGACGGCACCGCCGCGGCCCTCGGCAAGGCGGTCGAGGAGGGCGGCGTGGGCGTCAAGGACTCCCTCGACTCGGTGCTCGGCACCCACATCGGCGGCACCTGGCGCCTGGACACCCCCTTCCTGGAGAACCTGGTCGAGCTGGTCGGCGGCATCGAGACCGACACCGACGTCGCGGTCCCGGCCGACGACGCCGCCAAGATCCCGGCCGTGGGGCAGGGCCCGAAGCAGCACCTCAGCGGTGCGATGGCCGTCGCGTACGCCACGTACCGCGGCCAGGGCGAGCCCGAGGCCAAGCAGCTCGACCGGCTCGGCAAGGTGCTCTACGGAGTGCTGCGCAAGGTGCCAGGGGACGCGAAGTCGGCGACCGTCACGGTCGAGAGCATGGGCCAGATCCTCGACCCCTCCCTGAACGCACAGGCCCTCGGCACGCTGCTGTCCAAGCTCGGCGAGCACGCCAAGGAGGGCGCGTACCGTACGGACGTCCTCGCGGTGAAGCCGGACGGGACGCTCACCGACGACGCCAACAAGAACGTCGTCAAGGAGGTGCTCGGCGGCAGCTTCAACGCGGCCCAGGCCGGCAGCGCACCCCGCGTCGGCCTCAAGGACGCCACCGGCGACGAGAAGACGCAGGTCACGGCGAAGGCGGCGCTGCTCAACGGCGGCTACACCTTCGTGGACGGCGGCAAGGCCGACAAGACCCAGCCCGCCACGCAGATCACGTACCAGGACGACGCGCAGCGGGCCAAGGCGGTCGAGGTGGCCAAGACCCTGGGCCTGCCGGAGACCGTCGTGAAGAAGGGCGAGAACGCGGTGAACGCGGACATCGTGGTGACCCTGGGCAAGGACTACAAACCGTCCTGACCGGGCACGGGCGGGCGGCCCGGCCCGCGCGCACCGCTGCGCGCGGGCGGGGTCGGCGGTACATGAGACCCTTGTATGGATCTGCCCGCCAACCCGAAAGCATGGCCAGTGACCGCCACGGACCGCTCCATCGAGCTCATCACCGCCGCCGCCCAGGCCGCGGCCGACCGGCTCGCGCACGACATCATCGCGTACGACGTCAGCGACGTGCTGTCGATCACCGACGCCTTCCTGCTCGCCTCGGCGCCCAACGACCGCCAGGTCAAGTCGATCGTCGACGAGATCGAGGAGCGTCTGCTCAAGGAGCTCGGCGCCAAGCCGGTGCGCCGCGAGGGCGACCGCGACGCCCGCTGGATCCTGCTCGACTACATCGACATCGTCGTCCACGTGCAGCACAGCGAGGAGCGGGTCTTCTACGCGCTGGAGCGCCTGTGGAAGGACTGCCCCGAGATCGAGCTGCCCGAGGACGCCAAGCTCACCAAGGGCAAGGCGGAGGAGCACGCCAAGCTGCGCGAGGCGGCGGGCGACGACGAGCTGGACGGTGATCTGTTCTGAGCGCGACCGCCACCCGCAAGACGGGCCGGAAGATCGTTCTCTGGCGCCACGGCCAGACCTCGTGGAACCTGGAGCGCCGCTTCCAGGGCTCCACGGACATCGAGCTGACCGACACGGGTGTGGCGCAGGCGCGCCGCGCCGCCCGGCTGCTCGCCTCTCTGAAGCCGGTCGCCATCGTGGCCTCGGACCTGCGGCGGGCTTCCGCCACGGCCGCCGAGCTGGCCGCCGTCACGGGGCTGCCCGTGGCGCACGACGCCGCGCTGCGCGAGACGTACGCCGGTGAGTGGCAGGGCCTCACGCACGAAGAGATCATCGCGAAGTACGGCGAGCAGTACGCGGCGTGGAAGCGCGGCGAGCCCGTGCGCCGCGGCGGCGGCGAACTGGAGACCGAGGTCGCCGACCGCGCGGCGCCGGTGGTGCTGGAGCACGCAGGCCGGCTGCCGGACGGCGGCACGCTCGTCGTGGTCAGCCACGGCGGCACCATCCGTACGACGATCGGCCGGCTGCTGGGCCTGGACGCGCGCGACTGGGAGAGCCTGGGCGGGCTCTCCAACTGCTGCTGGTCGGTCCTCGGCGAGGGCGCGCGCGGCTGGCGTCTGATGGAGCACAACGCCGGCACGCTGCCGGAACCGGTGCTCGGCGACGACGACTGAGCCCGCCTCAGGGCGGCTCCCGCCCGGCTCCCACCCGGATTTCACTTTCCGTCTGGTCACAGGCTAGAGTTCTTCTTGTTCGCAGCGCGGAACACCGGAAACGGGGGGAGCGCGGCGGAGAGCGGGGCTATAGCTCAGTTGGTAGAGCGCCTGCATGGCATGCAGGAGGTCAGGAGTTCAATTCTCCTTAGCTCCACAATCAGGATCCCGTCCCCAACAGGGGGCGGGATCCTTCCGTTTGTTCCTTCGGTGCCTGCTGACCTGCCCCGTACCCGCGTGGCAGAATCGGGACCGCCGGAGGGGGAGTCGACGGCCCGACGTGGGAGGGAGTCGCTGACGGATGGGTGCACACCGGCGGCGGTGCGACTGGTGCAACAACGGCACGCCGATCGTGCGGGACATGGACCCGGTCAACCCCGACTACCAGTACTGGTGCGAGGAATGCGCGCGGGCGCTGATCATAAAAGGCGACCCGATCGAGACGTACCGTGAGCTGGAGGGGGAGCCGATCTATGGGCGGCTGCTCGACGAGCACTGCACGCTCAAGCGGTTCTACCAGTTCGCGAGAGCCTGACCCGGGCCTGAGCCCGGGCCCGTCGGCGTCCGCGACGGGCAACGCGGTTCACGACGGACAACAGGGATGAATCGGGCAAACCTCTGCGCCCGGAAACCGATTTTTGGACCTGGGGCATGACCGTGTAATGTTCTCGATGTCGCCAGGGGGAACCGGCAAGGGAAACCGAGCAAGGGCCCGGCGGCAGAGGAACAAGGGGCTATAGCTCAGTTGGTAGAGCGCCTGCATGGCATGCAGGAGGTCAGGAGTTCAATTCTCCTTAGCTCCACAGAAGAGAAGCGGGCCACCCGGATCGGGTGGCCCGCTTCTCGTTGTGCGGAACGGTCGAGCGGCCGCCGGACCCGCTGCGGTACCCTGGCGCCATGCGTGCCGTACGCCTTCTGCTTACCGAGCCGCGCTGATCAGTACCGACCCTCCGAGACGGTCGGCATCGGCGCGGCGCCCCCTCCTGTGCGAGGGGTTTTTTCGTTTGGGCAGGCAGAGACGGCAGAGACGATCGATGGAGCTTCTGGAATCATGAGCGAGACGAACACCCCGGCCCCCGAGGCGGCCGAGGCGCACCGTTACACGGCTGCCATGGCCGCCGACATCGAGGCACGCTGGCAGGACGTATGGGACGCGCAGGGCACGTACGAGGCCCCGAACCCGTCCGGTGACCTGGCCGGTGACGCGGAGGTCGTCGCGCGCCCC
Protein-coding sequences here:
- a CDS encoding M48 family metallopeptidase is translated as MKETGFEKVPARDRRRFPGISSRAYEHPADRSALVALRKLSGFDTVFKALSGLLPERSLRLLFLSDSVRVGETQFPHLYEMLRDACYILDLEKVPQMYVQQDPKPNAMCIGLDEPIIVVTTGLVELLDEEEMRAVVGHEVGHALSGHAVYRTVLLFLTGLALKVAWIPLGNVAIMTIVTALREWFRKSELSADRAGLLVGQDVNASMRGLMKLAGGNHLHEMNVDSFLAQAEEYESSGDLRDSVLKILNMLPRTHPFATVRAAELKKWSQNRDYQRIMDGHYPRREEDKDTSVSDSFRESASHYADAVRSSKDPLFKLVGDIAGGAADVGGKLRDKFTGAAGGGSAPNGGAKGGATEQG
- the nadD gene encoding nicotinate-nucleotide adenylyltransferase produces the protein MGEQEMPTGPVKRRLGVMGGTFDPIHHGHLVAASEVAALFHLDEVVFVPTGQPWQKSQRAVSPAEDRYLMTVIATASNPQFSVSRIDIDRGGPTYTIDTLRDLSALNEDADLFFITGADALAQILTWRNADELFSLAHFIGVTRPGHVLTDDGLPEDGVSLVQVPALAISSTDCRARVAQGDPVWYLVPDGVVRYIDKRELYRGA
- a CDS encoding LCP family protein, which produces MNDRQDPYDPYAQEQQLIGYDPYGRPVYGQVPAQPAPGQQQYEQAYEQPYGYDPQGYGQQAYYPQQPQQPAAPEYGQQEYPAHQEYPQAPGYGYETQQTQQWIPQQAAPEQQAAAPAPAPAPEAEPGPSRADRVPEPRRPGGDPSAPDCRTEQFAFIDQPDEESEDVIDWLKFTESRTERREEARRRGRNRVVALIVVLALFVVGGVGYLWYAGKLPFLDGPGQKEDAAAASGPQKRDMIVVHLHNTKKGGTSTALLVDNVTTKKGATVLLPNTLGVAKDDGTAAALGKAVEEGGVGVKDSLDSVLGTHIGGTWRLDTPFLENLVELVGGIETDTDVAVPADDAAKIPAVGQGPKQHLSGAMAVAYATYRGQGEPEAKQLDRLGKVLYGVLRKVPGDAKSATVTVESMGQILDPSLNAQALGTLLSKLGEHAKEGAYRTDVLAVKPDGTLTDDANKNVVKEVLGGSFNAAQAGSAPRVGLKDATGDEKTQVTAKAALLNGGYTFVDGGKADKTQPATQITYQDDAQRAKAVEVAKTLGLPETVVKKGENAVNADIVVTLGKDYKPS
- the rsfS gene encoding ribosome silencing factor, translated to MTATDRSIELITAAAQAAADRLAHDIIAYDVSDVLSITDAFLLASAPNDRQVKSIVDEIEERLLKELGAKPVRREGDRDARWILLDYIDIVVHVQHSEERVFYALERLWKDCPEIELPEDAKLTKGKAEEHAKLREAAGDDELDGDLF
- a CDS encoding histidine phosphatase family protein → MSATATRKTGRKIVLWRHGQTSWNLERRFQGSTDIELTDTGVAQARRAARLLASLKPVAIVASDLRRASATAAELAAVTGLPVAHDAALRETYAGEWQGLTHEEIIAKYGEQYAAWKRGEPVRRGGGELETEVADRAAPVVLEHAGRLPDGGTLVVVSHGGTIRTTIGRLLGLDARDWESLGGLSNCCWSVLGEGARGWRLMEHNAGTLPEPVLGDDD